A window of the Streptomyces sp. NBC_00299 genome harbors these coding sequences:
- the mobF gene encoding MobF family relaxase encodes MTTDIKLITAGQMYRYYLRQTVVGDGRRPARTPLAKAQKEAGVPAGRWMGRGLAALGLAAGDVVTEAQLRNLFGERGRHPHADLIEADQLAVGKPPQAAWKAGVLGRRVKVTGVDLVFRPQPTIYLLWAMGDDETRRVIEAAHERAIERVLEWIEDEVAVIRYGKDGIYRVRPPGGLVAARFRHYEARSGMPLLHDHLLLSVKGQRLDGKWGSIHTLALHENTVAASALYNELVAAEVCEALGLATEPRVVTPGRRPVMEVAGVPHELIRWTSRRSDQIAACLAELEHEYVTAVDDDGEPKFLPVVSERARAKLNQIAARKTRPPKQTARPLAQLRAWWKASAILTSGVAVDVINSLLEYARAAAAAIRARVAAVVDVALAAVDVAATVFVMNDGGRFHRRHLLAEARRHLALVLRGRRREPGLDDRIVAAAISTYCLDISEPKTVRGLESGYRLYTARWALSDLTDRRRPPPPAPDPDRLPPADPGEPAAARTSDQTAGEWEIPRLPLQYERAVLAGAVVREKLRTTTTVRGRAYDVVAHQQAAMPEQLLPPPAAEVEHDDQEPEPGRQEAVNLTALRALRKSRTDVEALDLTAERLRHLGDAFTAAADRARATMDRYAHRDDADDAHPVREDDQRAHRPQEPGPHRGREAGH; translated from the coding sequence ATGACCACGGATATCAAGCTGATCACTGCCGGGCAGATGTACCGCTACTACTTGCGCCAGACCGTCGTCGGCGACGGCCGACGCCCGGCGCGCACGCCGCTCGCCAAGGCTCAGAAGGAGGCCGGTGTCCCGGCCGGCCGATGGATGGGCCGCGGACTCGCCGCCCTCGGCCTGGCAGCCGGGGACGTCGTCACCGAGGCGCAACTTCGCAACCTGTTCGGGGAGAGGGGCCGGCACCCGCACGCGGATCTGATCGAGGCCGACCAACTGGCTGTGGGCAAGCCACCGCAGGCCGCATGGAAGGCCGGCGTTCTCGGTCGCCGGGTGAAGGTCACGGGCGTCGACCTCGTCTTCCGCCCGCAGCCGACGATCTACCTGCTGTGGGCCATGGGCGATGACGAGACCCGGCGGGTGATCGAGGCCGCGCACGAGCGGGCGATCGAGAGGGTGCTGGAGTGGATCGAGGACGAAGTGGCGGTGATCCGGTACGGCAAGGACGGCATCTACCGGGTGCGGCCGCCCGGCGGTCTGGTCGCCGCGCGCTTCCGCCACTACGAGGCACGGTCGGGGATGCCCTTGCTCCATGACCATCTGCTGCTGTCCGTGAAAGGGCAGCGTCTGGACGGGAAGTGGGGCTCGATCCACACCTTGGCCCTGCACGAGAACACCGTGGCCGCCTCCGCGCTATACAACGAGCTCGTGGCCGCGGAGGTCTGCGAGGCGCTGGGGCTGGCGACCGAGCCGCGCGTTGTCACCCCGGGGCGCCGGCCTGTGATGGAGGTTGCCGGGGTGCCGCACGAGCTGATCCGCTGGACCTCCCGGCGCAGCGACCAGATCGCCGCCTGCCTGGCAGAGCTGGAGCACGAGTACGTCACCGCCGTCGACGACGACGGCGAGCCGAAGTTCCTGCCCGTGGTCTCCGAACGGGCCCGCGCCAAGCTGAACCAGATCGCCGCCCGCAAGACCCGCCCGCCCAAACAGACGGCCCGGCCGCTCGCGCAGCTGCGCGCGTGGTGGAAGGCGAGCGCGATCCTCACCTCCGGGGTGGCCGTCGACGTCATCAACTCCCTCCTCGAGTACGCCCGTGCCGCGGCTGCGGCGATCCGGGCCCGGGTCGCCGCCGTGGTCGATGTCGCCCTGGCGGCCGTCGACGTCGCCGCGACGGTGTTCGTGATGAACGATGGCGGCCGCTTCCACCGCCGGCACCTGCTCGCCGAAGCCCGCCGTCACCTCGCCCTCGTCCTGCGCGGCCGCCGCCGCGAGCCGGGTCTGGACGATCGGATCGTGGCTGCCGCCATCTCCACGTACTGCTTGGACATCAGCGAGCCGAAAACCGTGCGCGGCCTGGAGTCCGGCTACCGCCTCTACACCGCACGGTGGGCACTGTCCGACCTCACCGACCGCCGCCGCCCACCACCCCCCGCGCCTGACCCGGACCGGCTTCCCCCGGCCGACCCCGGCGAGCCGGCTGCGGCCCGGACCTCGGACCAGACAGCGGGGGAGTGGGAGATACCTCGCCTCCCGCTGCAGTACGAGCGGGCCGTCCTCGCCGGTGCGGTGGTGCGGGAGAAGCTGCGCACCACCACCACCGTGCGGGGCCGGGCGTACGACGTCGTCGCGCACCAGCAGGCGGCGATGCCCGAGCAGCTGCTCCCGCCCCCAGCCGCCGAAGTCGAGCACGACGATCAGGAACCGGAGCCCGGCCGACAGGAAGCGGTCAACCTGACGGCGCTGCGGGCCCTGCGGAAGTCCCGCACCGACGTGGAAGCCCTCGATCTCACCGCCGAGCGGCTGCGCCACCTCGGGGACGCCTTCACCGCGGCTGCCGACCGGGCCCGCGCCACGATGGACCGCTACGCGCACCGCGACGATGCCGACGACGCGCATCCGGTGCGCGAGGACGACCAGCGGGCGCACCGCCCGCAGGAGCCCGGACCGCACCGCGGCCGGGAGGCCGGCCACTGA